TCACATATTATTGTCAGCTGGCAGAAATCGGACAATTTTTGCCACCGCCATACCGAACAAAATTGATTAATATTGACTCTAGAGATTCGACGCTGCGATTGGTACAATAATACAATTGTATATACAACACTGGTAAAATGGCACGATTTGACAAAACAGATCAATCGCTTAGTATTAATGTCGTTATCtttaactattattatattaacaataaaCTTTGTACATGATTCGTTAAACGTCACGCGACACAGTTTAACGGcagtataaaaatgaaaacaaaatataCAAGGGGTAACATGACACTGATAAGGtagtatgaaaaaatatagaacgTTTCGTCATTGATACGTGGCTTTTTTAAAAGTACATTTCACGGAGAATGACCTCATAATATTGAAATTGCTCGTGTTGGGCCAGATGTATGTTTCATAGTGTTCatcgtctttctttttcaagACGATCagacaattatatttttcaataaatattcataatcgTGCTTCTTATTTAAGTAACAAGAATTTTCTAAAAAGAGATATGTTTGTTGAAATTTTTAGACCGATAGTAATATCAATATTGAAAGAATACTAGAAAAGTGGCATATCAAAGACAGTTGAATGAAAATCAATGAATTAGATCTATTGATAGAAGTAATAAGTAATTATATCGTGCGATTAACAGAGATGATCGTAACTGATATGCTTGTAACAAACGATTATCATCATTAAGACTATCTTGTGAATAATACGATTTTATTCACAGCAGTGCATTCTGGTTTCCACGACATACAATTCGCTATAATATGCCAGGTATTAAAGTTTCCAAAAAATCTTCACGATTTTCTTCAACAACGAATAATTCTTCTATTTTGGAACATAGAATCATCATTAAATCAGAATATGTTTGTGTGCCTTAAACGTGACCAGTTATTGCGAATAGGCAGTTTATCACTTTTTCACATAAGATCATTGTTCGTTGAGAATGAGCAACCACCATTCTCGAaatagtttctttcttttctcctttaaattttattttattaagtcaTTATAGTATACCTACGATCACATCAAAACAGTACGATACATAAATGTACAAACGGACGCGATCACACATCTTTCATCGACCTTTCCATCGGCGGTACCAAGAATAGTATTGtcaaaatatacatagaatcatcattataatttttttcttgctttttttcatttttttcttcatttttttaatacgCTTACACAACGAGAATTAATGTACACCGTGTTTCTGAGAGGGCAAGTGGGCGGGAAGAAAGTTCAAAGTTCCCAAAATATCTCACACTCGCAGAAACGATCCTGCAATTAGTACCAGAAGTAAAGGACTGACGAATCGTCGATCAAAATATCAACGTACTCAATCTATCCACATTGATCACTTTCATGAGGAAATAAATCTCTTCAAACATTGCAACGATCTGGACAGACGTCTCACAGAAGTCAAGTATCGCCTTTTTCCAAAATaccgttctttttttttggtcGCTTCTaatttcattcgttaaaacATTCTCTGGCCTTCTTCTCTTTACTACTCAAGTTTCCAAAAAGTTATTATCCCCGAGTCGACAACTTGTTCGTGATTATCATTACGCAAATCTAAAATGTGCGTTTGTTTGTGGtcttttgatttattaaaatattctcgaCTTCACAGAGTCGAAGAGAAACACGTTGTACTAAGATTGAAGACAAATTTAACTCGGGTATAAACGAAgagttcttctttttttttttttttgttcttgaaTTCATCTTTAGTAGTAAAGATTAGAACGAAAGCGTCCAATCCTAATAGACGGATGATGGCACCAGCGATCGGGCTGTATTCTCCTAATAATCATGTTCTCTACGACGCAACAACGatgacaataataatataacgttaataataGTGCTATTGGCTTAACAACGATCGATAGTCACGGTCGTGTTCACCGTGAAACCGTTTAGTGACTAGTTTCGCAGGCTCCCCACCGATCTTAGGCCAAACCACTGGGATAGGCCACTTGAATGGTCCTTCCGTCGAGGATTTGGTGTCCAGTGGAATATAATCGaatgtacaattattttacAGATCTTCAGCTAGTAACCGGTGAATTTCGTTCACCGTTGAGATAAACAGTTCAGAAACGGTGTCGTTTCATATAATCGACGTTTGCTAGGTCATCACCGTGTCGCTGAGATCTTCCTTCAGCCATTGTGGGATTGTTCTCAGCCCGAGccgttttaataatttcactAGGGCCGTATTATGGGATAGATAATACCTCTGTGAACAAACGAACGACAGATTCAAGAAATCATTCATTTATATTACTCTTGTCCTCTTTCAATGTTTCCCTACTTGCTACACAGTACCTGTAATAATTTGTACGATTTATCCTCCATCGGAGGATACTGACGGCCTTTGCTCTTGCCGAGGCATTTCGTCCGATCCTCGTTGGTAACTTGACAAAAGAATCCCTTCTTTGGGTCGTACCTCAAGTGAGATGAGTAATTGAAAGCGGGCGTGATCTTCAGGAATCTTTGTAGCTCGTGTAACGTCTCCACGGGATTTTGACGGAGCTGCTCCCCGTCTATGATGTGCAATTGCTGAGGCGGATAGTAGGAAAGCCACCTTTCCAGATGCTGGGCGTATTTCCCGGGATTTAAACATCTGTAACAGACTCGAACGAATGATATTTGCTGTATTTGTCTTCCCGCGCACAATTAATATTCTACCGCAGACATACAGTCCAGATAGTCTACACGCAGGTCGAACTGCATTAGCAATTTAGATCTTCGCTCGTCTACACCCCGTACGGCTATTACGTGGCCggataatgttattatttgcaTTCAACTATTCAAGTACTtttaacgattcgttattcTAGCTCGAGCAAGCACTAGGGACTCTCGTGCTCATAACAAACAGAAATTTATTCGTGCGCTTGCACAATGTTGCAACCTACCTATTCCTGAGGTCGCGTAGAGGCTTCGGTGCGGTATCGCTCGCAGTGATAACCGAGTGAAAGGAATAATTATTCGCTACAGGATCGCCGTGGACCCTCGTGTGCTGGTACCACGAATAGGCACGCCTGGCTGGCGAAAGCAGTATAGTGATTAACTTTGCTCTCGGTAGAAGCGCATGAGCTCTGCGCGGCACCAATTCACCGTCGAAATACGTCGCGGATTTTTCGAATAGATACCGTGAACTCTCGTTTTTCGACGCTGGAAAGAAGCTCATATACCTGGAGACAAAATAGAACGATAAGTTAAGAGGAGATTAATTAACGAGATTCGCGTATCTCTAAAATTTTTCCTCGAAACGAGCAACCGGTTTTTGTTTTTGCTTCGTCTTACTTACCAATCGAGACCCTTGTAATAATTCTTTCCATTGAAGAACTGAATCTCCTCGAACGTGTCAGGACTCGGCAAATTGCTGCTTATCGCCGGATGAATGGACAGGAAGGTGTAGAGAGCGGTAGTGCCAGTTTTTTGGGGACCAATTACCAGGAACCTCGGTAGCTGATCGCAGGTTTTATTCCTCGACCAGATCTTTTGATGCCTTATGTCGTCGCAGGGATTCTTTAATATAAACGAGAGTTTTTATAAACGCCTCATTACTACGAATACCAATTATCATAACTATAACACAGTTTCACATAACAGCAACTTACGCCCCACACAGGATCAGATTCTTCGGGATACAACTGAAAATATCTCTCTGCGAGTTGAAGAGGTGGAGCGCTGGATAATCTCAAGTTCGTCCAACattgaataaatttaatcaCCGATTCGAAAGTGTATAGCGCCAGACGATCGTTCCCATAATTCGACATGTGCGTCATAAAAATATTGATCTAAAAGAGAATAGTGGAAGTGCAAAGCATATTCTGGAAAAAGTTGATACAGATATTGGATTACTTACAGGATTGTGAACGATGGTCTGGAACAATTCTCCACCCTGTATCGATTTATCCAGTTTGTCCCTTCCGCCCGGATATCTATCGATGAAGATCGTGTGTGTGAAAAGGCCACAGGTTTGCCTCGGTAGGACCTTGCACAGAAACAAAGGAAAGAGATCATCACGCGTTCCCCTTTATCGTTGATTTCGTCGCGATTTATAAGAATCGTACGCCCCAgggaaatcaattttttattcctCTTTATCTGCTCGGCTGGTTGTTTAAGCCGTAAGCGAAAGAATCTACGAAACAAAGGATGTTTTGCTGGCAGCTTTATCGCGCGTCGATCCATCGATTTTTGTCTTCAATGCTTATCCGTGAACTAGCCTGTTCTCTAAGGCAACACTCGCGCAAGTTTCGACAAAAAGTCGATCTACAAAGCACGAAACTACGAAACTACCGATTCATTCGATCACGAATTCATTTATTGCTTTTGCATAGTTTCCTAGTCGGTTGCCGACTCTTAACGTCAAACAATTGGCATGTTCAATGTTCGAGCTATGTGGGAAAAACAAagggaaaaaattgtttaactcGCTAGCTGGGTTATTCGGACTATATCGATTGGTGAAATGTGCTTATATActgataattgaaattatttatattaaattttctttatgattaacaaaaaaaaagaggaagtaTCGGAGAGAAAAATAGTGTTTGCAGAGGGAAGTGAACCTTAATCCTTCGGAGTGGATTATTGAAATAGTGATTAGGGAAAATTTACCATTATATTACGATGAATGAAGCCTCTTCTTAATCGAGCAGGCCTCAAATGGGGATACTCTTCTGTGCTAGTGACTTTGATGCTCCATACCCTTTTCCACGCCTCGTATAGTCCTTCGTGAACCGGATAAACGCCGGAATGATGAGGACTTACGCTGTAGCCGCTTCCTGTTGGGATTCCGTGATCTTTCGCGAATTGTTTGTTCAGTGCCATGTCCAATTGTAGATGCGTTACATTCTCGTAGAGATGAGGTTGTTGATGATTCCACATGTGGGAAAACCACGTAAATCTGCAATTTAGAAACGTAAATCTCAATTTTGATAAACATTTATCAAATTCTACTAACGATCTCTATTTCATTTAAAACCATTCACTTCCAACCGAACGATACGagttaatattcatattttcataaaaagagCGAACAAGCGTGATCTATTGATTTCATCGACAAtcgaaaatatacataattgatcTACGAATTTAATTGCCGTCCATAGGAGAGCAATTACTGGAACAAATCGCGACAATTCGCAAACAGGTGCAACTTCCGCGGTCTGATCAACCGTGACACGTGCACGGTCTCAATACGTCAATTTGCGCCAACAGTGAATCTTTTTGCGCTCTGTTTACCACACGATTCGCGCAACAACTCTCTGCTAATTCCATTTCCGTTTTCACTGTGCGCACTGTGAAATGTATTCACGAGTCGTTCTTAATCTGACACTAGTATTCTCTAAAAAACGAAATCACTTAATCGTCGTTTCGATACAGAAAAGAATCGcaaaaattacagaaaagaagaaataaatcttTTACATTACTATTAGTTGGATTTATTAGTAATAGTTTCCCTATTTATGGATTCGTTACCGTGTGAAAGGCACATAAATGTTAGGAAATATCTCGTCTAAATACCAATAacttgaaaagaaaatatacaaaaataatacataCCTGTCTACGTTCTCCAGAAGCATATCGTCCCCCAGATTCTCTTCCGCGGAGCCGTGATGGAAGTACTTCCCAGAAAACCCCAAGTTGAATTTAAACCCCGGAACCAGCGCCTGGATCCTCTGTTGGGTAGCCAGCAACGCCATCACGTCGTCCTTTCTCAGTCTAGTCCTTTTCTCACCAACGAATATGTCGTCGACGTCAACTAGTATCATCCGATTCAAGCTGAGGCTCAACTGTCCATGAGACAGATAGGATAGTGAGTCGAGTAGCAGCAAATTGTGCAGCCAGAATCGTAATCCTCCGCCGAAAAAGACCCTCTGAATCCCGTCGTATCTGCCGTGATCCTGTGTAATGAAAATCCAATGTGAGTCCGTTAAGGCTTATCGCGTTTAGGCTTATCATACTGTACCGTGACTCTGATCTCTGTCGTTTAACGGGCGAAGctggatttttttcttttttttctatttgttaAAGAGAGGATGGAGGTTTGAGAATTAAACGAGCCAGCACGAAGTACCTCGTTTACGGAGAGCAAGCTGATAAAGCGAAGCCTGGTATTTAATATCGATCAAATTCCTTGGGTAATTCTAGCGCGTAAAAGAGACACGATGAGTGGTgaaaaaaagagggagaaaaacATATGGGAAAGGAGGAAGAGAGGAAGATTTCGAGAGGAAGTTAAGGTTCGATTTTTAAGCGCATTTCGATCGTTCCGAAGTTAAACGGGTTATGCTATGGGAGAACGGGGAACGCTAATCTTCTTTTAATCGCTTTCAACAGCGATATATTCGATTCGAATAGCAATTGTATCGTCTCCCGATCGTTATTCCGAATGGgactttatattttatgagGTGGTAAGGTAACCCCGTTTGTTTGAAACAGAGGTTTTTCGTCGCATGATAACGGCTGTTTAACTCTACAGAAGTTGCAATCGATCTGACAAACGTGAAATTtgcatagaaatatttttaaacaagtaCCTCACTTGTTtcttgaaatagaaattttgcaCTACGAGATGGCGATGTTTAACTCTATGGAAGTTGCAACTAAACTGACAGGTCTGAAATCTCTTTGAACATATTTTTAAGCAAGTATCTCGCAAAGTTTCTTAACTAAAAAaggaagcagaagaagaaatgTCTAACTGTTAAGACGTTCTAAATTCTAACTAATCAAGTAAATTATCGTTACCCATAACTTCTTTAGTTAACTTTGAAAGTTTGGACATGAGGTTTTGCCCGCATATTCCCCAAATTATGTAATTTTCACGAAAACGAATATAAAACAATCGATTTGTTCGAACGTCTACGATAGAATAGTCCGCTAATTTAACGTTTAAAATTATGATCTAGTCGTCTCGCTGTGAATAAGTGTTGGTAAGCTTATAGAAATTATGCAAGAGCCTTTATCCCATCGATCAAAcgatattattaaattagattCTCGCGCAAAGAAACGAGTTACTTAAAACtgctctctcctttttttcacGGAGTTCATCGGACGTTGAAGACTcggctaaaaaagaaaaacgcaaCGTCGCCTATCGATCATCACACGTGTCGATCGCTCGTCACGTAAAGTGGGAATTGTTCATTGGCTGCGGTGAAATTACGGTGATCTCCttccatttatttttcattgaacGCGAACGACCGCATGCAACGTTAATGGGTTTGCGCGTTCGACGTGTTGATGCTTATCGATCGGCGCGCGTGTAAGGGCGCGTTAATTTCAAAGATGTTTTACTTCAACGTGTCGCCCGACCCCGTGTAATAACGCGTTCGAACAGCTCTATTTTCCTCGAACGTGATTTTATCTGCCGTACATTTCCAAGGGAAACTCGTCATGTACGAAATTCCCTGTTTTTTGATCAcgatattataacgaatattataagaaatttcGTAGTTTTAACGCAGGAtggtaaaatataatacaaagtggtgataatattgtttttaatattGTTTGAGTATTAAACACGCTTCTTCGTTGTTTTCAGTGAacataattgaaatattaaaattgtcttCTGTTTAGACATATcacaaaaggaaaaaataatacagtggaaaaatagaattattctaattatacaCGATCATCTTCGAATGTAACTTTTGCATTGTTTGAATCATTTGCATTCGATTcgttgtaaaattatataacattccATGTAGTTTTATAACAAATCTATCGCACCAAATTTCTTTCTCCTAGCATCAAGCAGAAAGTCACGTTTTTTTAATGGTTCTATTAAACGTAGCTGAaagattatttcgaatttcaagcTCGTCCACTACATGGAAAAATATGTGCAATTGCAATGCTTACAATTAAAATAGATTGGATTCTATCCGTTCCCTCTTTGTTTTTACGTTGTGTGAAGCACGTTGTCAGTAAGCACCAATTTATCGAACGACCAGAAGATGTTAGTCCTTTCAAGTATGAAGCTGTGGAAGGTTTAAATAGCTCGATTGGCCAGAGAAATTCTCCATCAAACGAAGAGAATCTAGCTTTCGAATCCGATCGGGGGAGATTCGATTCTTTTCCTACTCGTGAAAGCGAACGTTTCCATCGATAATCTTCTTTTCGCCAAACAAAGCGGACGCTTTATCAATCGAATTTCAAGCTCGTTTGCTTCAAACGGCCATAAAGAAACTGTCGAGACGTTGAAAGGAGCGATTCATCGGCGGCTTCGTGTTTTTCCAAAAAAGATAAACGAGCGCCTAGTGATCGATCGCCGAGATACGGTTCGAAGACTTTATCTCTTCTCTCGGTCGTTGCTCGCTGACTATTCcaaattcaaaatttcattgaGGCGGTTTGCTGTAATGACATACGTATCAGGTTTTCGCTGACAGGTAAAATGGTTTCTTCAAAAATCCAGACTTATTGTTTAGCGGTACATGCATATCTATTTATACGCATTCTTTTACTGATTCTTAATGTCCGagatgtttaatttaatttttaatctgcTGTTA
The Bombus terrestris chromosome 10, iyBomTerr1.2, whole genome shotgun sequence genome window above contains:
- the LOC100643169 gene encoding bifunctional heparan sulfate N-deacetylase/N-sulfotransferase, whose protein sequence is MVMKISAVEAGVPLLSAVGPRCVVKQATVKRCVAALLLVSVASIFYYTHYIISSPLSSLIRRDTRPEPAIRCSTLRGATRLPSAPDHRSEARLRTDPKVLVFVETLYSMLGKNIAELLVSNRIKYKLEVAGKSLPVLTNLDKGRYGVLIFENLNKYLQMDKWNRELLDKYCREYSVGIVGFAPSGEESLVGAQLKGFPLFVHTNLRLKDAQLNAASPILRLTRSGETAWGPLPGGDWTIFQANHSTYEPLAWAHRDSLDYPANKSPLATVIQDHGRYDGIQRVFFGGGLRFWLHNLLLLDSLSYLSHGQLSLSLNRMILVDVDDIFVGEKRTRLRKDDVMALLATQQRIQALVPGFKFNLGFSGKYFHHGSAEENLGDDMLLENVDRFTWFSHMWNHQQPHLYENVTHLQLDMALNKQFAKDHGIPTGSGYSVSPHHSGVYPVHEGLYEAWKRVWSIKVTSTEEYPHLRPARLRRGFIHRNIMVLPRQTCGLFTHTIFIDRYPGGRDKLDKSIQGGELFQTIVHNPINIFMTHMSNYGNDRLALYTFESVIKFIQCWTNLRLSSAPPLQLAERYFQLYPEESDPVWGNPCDDIRHQKIWSRNKTCDQLPRFLVIGPQKTGTTALYTFLSIHPAISSNLPSPDTFEEIQFFNGKNYYKGLDWYMSFFPASKNESSRYLFEKSATYFDGELVPRRAHALLPRAKLITILLSPARRAYSWYQHTRVHGDPVANNYSFHSVITASDTAPKPLRDLRNRCLNPGKYAQHLERWLSYYPPQQLHIIDGEQLRQNPVETLHELQRFLKITPAFNYSSHLRYDPKKGFFCQVTNEDRTKCLGKSKGRQYPPMEDKSYKLLQRYYLSHNTALVKLLKRLGLRTIPQWLKEDLSDTVMT